The following are from one region of the Thermodesulfobacteriota bacterium genome:
- a CDS encoding IS481 family transposase, whose product MRINTEDLTLKRNYIQKYRFLIKEYELVKSRQHPRFRFVKDFYEFHHTDRRSFLKYYARYKQSGIEEDLLPRKRGPRFKTRRTLASIERKVLELRALGNGRYEINRILRAELRDYTPSPSTIYNILRRQGFNRLRPREKAERRRIISKRAGELGHVDTHHLSMSLISGQHKKLYLVSVVDGCSRAAWAETIGDTKALTVMFSVLRCINILREEFGIRLEEVMTDNGPEFGTRNSASKEDPPFERMLMEMGIKHRYTRPYRPQTNGKVERFWRTLNYDLIEDTTFDSEEEFKNLLLEYLVYYNHERPHQSLGGIPPAEFLKSCPRIT is encoded by the coding sequence ATGCGAATAAACACAGAAGACCTGACGCTGAAGCGCAACTACATACAGAAGTACCGTTTTTTAATAAAAGAGTACGAGCTGGTCAAATCACGTCAACACCCAAGGTTCCGCTTCGTAAAGGACTTTTACGAATTCCACCATACGGACCGAAGGAGCTTTCTGAAGTACTACGCCAGGTACAAGCAAAGCGGTATAGAGGAGGACCTGCTTCCCCGGAAGCGGGGCCCGAGGTTTAAGACCAGACGCACCCTTGCGTCCATAGAGCGCAAGGTGCTGGAGCTAAGGGCGCTGGGGAACGGGAGGTACGAGATCAACCGTATTCTCAGGGCCGAGCTCAGGGACTATACCCCCTCGCCCTCGACTATATATAATATACTCAGGCGGCAGGGATTTAATCGCCTCAGGCCGCGGGAGAAGGCCGAGAGGAGAAGGATAATAAGCAAGAGAGCGGGAGAGTTAGGGCACGTAGACACGCACCACCTGAGCATGAGCCTCATATCGGGGCAGCACAAAAAGCTCTATCTTGTGTCCGTGGTGGACGGGTGCTCGCGGGCGGCATGGGCCGAGACCATAGGGGATACGAAGGCGCTCACCGTGATGTTCTCGGTGCTAAGGTGCATAAACATACTCCGCGAGGAGTTCGGGATAAGGCTCGAAGAGGTGATGACGGACAACGGCCCTGAGTTCGGGACTAGGAATTCTGCGAGCAAGGAGGATCCTCCGTTCGAGAGGATGCTTATGGAGATGGGCATAAAGCACAGGTACACACGGCCCTACAGGCCCCAGACGAACGGGAAGGTGGAGAGGTTCTGGAGAACGCTCAATTACGACCTCATAGAGGACACTACGTTCGACTCCGAGGAAGAGTTTAAGAACCTCCTGCTTGAGTACCTTGTGTACTATAACCATGAGAGGCCTCACCAGTCCCTCGGAGGTATCCCCCCGGCAGAGTTCCTTAAATCCTGTCCCCGAATTACTTAA